The genomic window CCGAGGTTGCTCGCCAGTCCGTCCATGGCCGTGGCTATCGGTCCGGAATCGAGAGGCTCTCCGACGACGCCGGTTGAGGCAACGAAGACCTCCGACGGCGAGGCACCGAGCGCCTCGGCCACGACCTCGGAGATGTGCAACGCCGCTCGCTCGCCGCGCTTGCCCGTGAATGCGTTGGCGTTTCCTGCGTTGACGAAGCACCCGCGTGCCAACTTGCCAGACAAGTTCTTTCGGCAGAGGAGCACCGGCGCCGACGAAGTGGTGGAACGCGTGAAGACTCCCGCCACCTGCGTCCCCCGGACGAAGTCCGCCAGCAAGACATCCGGGCGTCCTTCGTACTTGAGGCCCAACGCAGCGACGGAAAGCCGCACACCGGACACCTTCGGTAGCTCCGGGAAGGCGGCAGGCGCGAGAGGGGAGCGCGGCAGATTCCTCACGCCGCCATTGTATCCGACGAACACGCCAACATGTCGCCGGTCAGGTGTCGGCCGCTACTCTTCGAGCAGGCTTCGCAGCATCCACGCCGTCTTCTCGTGGATCTGAAGCCGCTGCGTCCCGAGGTCGGCAGTTGCCTCGTCGCCGGCCTCGTTGCCAACGGCGACGACTCTGCGTGCCGTCCTCACGACCGCTTCATGCGCTGCCAGTAGGAGCCCTACCATGTCGGTTGCCTTCGGAACCCCGTCGGTCTCGGAGACGCTGGACAGGCGCGAGAAAGCCGAGTAGCTGCCGGGCGCCGGGTGTCCGAGCGATCGGATGCGTTCCGCGATGGCATCGACGGCCAACGCGAGCTCCAGATACTGCTGCTCGAACATTGTGTGCAACGTTTGAAACATCGGTCCTTTGACGTTCCAGTGGAAGTTATGAGTCTTCAGGTATAGCGTGTAGCTGTCAGCGAGCAGGTTGGACAGCTCTTGTGCCAGGCGTTGCCGGTCGTCTTCTTTGATCCCAATATCGATGTCCATGTTGTCCTCCGTGTCGATTCTCTGGGCTCGCGGATCGAGTTGGTTCTGTCACGAGCCCTTTGGGGGCCCGTGGCAAGATAGCCCGTGCAGACCGCAGTAGACCAGGCGTCGCTGGCAAGACGCGACGACGAGGAATAGAAACGCACCAGAGCACCCCGATCGGGGCTCTAGCGCGGGGCGCCCATCAGCTGCAGCAACGTCCTGCGCAGAGCGTCCAAGTCGGGCTTTTCGACGAAGGCGGCGGCACCAGCGTCCAGGCATTGGCGCTTGATGCTGGGCTCCTGGGAGTACACAACGGTGCGGATGTGGCGGGTGGCCTCGTTGTTGCGCAGCCGACCGATGCTGTGGACACTGTCGACGCGGCCCGAGTAGGCGTCCAGTACGATGAGATCGGGAGCCTCGCTTCCGATCGAGACGAGCGCGTCGACGATGTCCCCGTAACCGGTTACCTCGAACTGCGTCTGCAGAGCCTCGCGCAGCTTTGCCAGGGCAGGTTCGTCGGTGTCCACCACCACCAGGCGCGGCTTGCCGGCCAGCAGCACCGCGGGGACTGGGTAGCCGTATCTTCGCAGGAAGTTCACCACGTCGGCGCGGCGGAACCGCAGGTGGCGTCCCGGCGTACGGAAGTGTCGGATCTCACCCTTATCAGCCCAGTTGTGTATCGTTTTTAGGTCTACCTGGCAAAAACGCGCAACTTGCGACGCCGTGAATAGGTTTTTGCCAGTTTCCGTCCCCATCCGTTAATACATAACCTCACGTTGTTCCGCTGTCTAGGGAAAAATCCAGCTTTCTTGGGAAACTGGAAAGTCGAACAAACACGATCCAACCGCATCACGGGTATAGTTTGAGTCCTAGAAAATCGGAAAAATGCGCGATAAACGGGATCGCCACGGACCCAGGGTGCGAGGCAAGGTCGACGCTTCATGAGCGCTGGCTCCTTGTCCAATGGAGCGGGCGGATCGATCACGCGGTTCCGGTCGATCACGCGGTTCCTGGTCGATACCGCGACCGCGGGTTGGTGACCGATGCGGGCTAGTCTCCCGCCAGGACCCGCGTAGTGGGTACTCCGATGGCGGAGGTCAGCCGCGCCAGCGTTTCGAGCGAAGGTGTATGCCGGCCTGCTTCGACTCTGGCGATGTTCGGACGGTGGATGCCCGTGCGGCGGGCGAGCTCGGCCTGGGTGAGGCCGGCCTGCAGCCGCAGCTCCCTTAGCCTGGCCCCCAGCCGGGCACCGTCGATGCTCATTCCGTTGTGACCGTTGGTGGCGGGCGTTGCATCCCTTGCTGGCACGAGTCCTGCCGCCTGGACGGTGACCTCGACTCCGCTGGCCAAGGTGAGTCGAACCGAGCTCGCGTCCTCCGCGAGACTGATCTTCGTCACATCGCACCCGTCGTCGCCGCCCGGCAGCGGCCTGGGTATGGTTACCGCGTTGCCGTCCCCGAGAATGGCCAGCACCTCGTTCTTTCGCGGCGAGACGCTCACGTACTCGAAGCGCAGGGAGCGGTGGGCGTCGCAGCGGCGTGCGAGGCCTGCCGCCACACGCGCCACATCTTGGTCGGTCCGGACCAGCAGGCCCCGACACAGGTCCTCGAGTACGTCCTCAACGCCCCCGGTCCGATCGCTGCCCACGCAGTCCACCGCCGGTTGCGCACCCACTGCCCGTGCCAGCCCCACATCCGACAGCAGCTCGTCTTCATCGAAGCCTTGGCTGGCAGCGTCCACCACCACGGCCACACCGTCGCACACAGCCTCGCCAAACCCCTGTAGCGCGATCCGGCGGACCTCGAATCCGACTCGCGTGAGGGCAGGAAACCACACGCCCTCGGCCGCGGGCCGGTCGGACACGATCAATGCGATTGCAGGCATGGTCCCTCCTACCGGACGAAGCAGTACTTATAGGCAAAACTCCCCCGGCTCAAGGCCCCTCGGGTCGATTCGTGGCAAAACGCGTCGATTCGTGTCCGGTGCGGGAGCTGGCCAGCGGCACCGACGCCCCTGGAGCCCGGAGAGCGTTGGGCGCTCGGCCACCGTTTCAAACGCCTTGATCGACCGAATCCAGCCGGACGACAGGAACCCCCGCAAGCCAGTGCGGACCCCATAGGGCAAGGTCGCTCAGGCCCCAGACGCTCGGTTGACACGCACTTTTCGGTTTGCTAGCGATTCCCGTCCTTCCAAAGGCCGGCCCGGTCGTAGCGCGTGCTTGCCCGCCAGTGCGCAAAGAGAAGAAATTGCGATGTTCAAGTCCATCTGCATCTTTGGCGGCAACGCAAATCGGGTCTTGGCCGAGTCGATGGCCTCCTACTTGGAGCTGCCGCTGAGTCGTGCCCGAATCACGCGTTTCGCCGATGGGGAGGTCTATACCGAAATCCAGGAAAATGTTCGAGGCGTGGACGTGTACGTAGTGCAGCCCACCTGCACGCCGGTCAACGACAACTTGATGGAGCTCCTCGTGATGATCGACGCTCTGCGCCGTGCTTCGGCGGGCTCCATCACCGCAGTGATGCCGTACTACGGCTATGCTCGGCAGGACCGGAAGATCGCGCCGCGCACACCGATCACCGCCAAGCTGGTGGCTGACTTGCTCACGACGAGCGGAATCAGTCGAGCCGTCGCGATGGACCTTCACGCGGGCCAGA from Pseudomonadota bacterium includes these protein-coding regions:
- a CDS encoding helix-turn-helix domain-containing protein, yielding MPAIALIVSDRPAAEGVWFPALTRVGFEVRRIALQGFGEAVCDGVAVVVDAASQGFDEDELLSDVGLARAVGAQPAVDCVGSDRTGGVEDVLEDLCRGLLVRTDQDVARVAAGLARRCDAHRSLRFEYVSVSPRKNEVLAILGDGNAVTIPRPLPGGDDGCDVTKISLAEDASSVRLTLASGVEVTVQAAGLVPARDATPATNGHNGMSIDGARLGARLRELRLQAGLTQAELARRTGIHRPNIARVEAGRHTPSLETLARLTSAIGVPTTRVLAGD
- a CDS encoding helix-turn-helix domain-containing protein, which codes for MGTETGKNLFTASQVARFCQVDLKTIHNWADKGEIRHFRTPGRHLRFRRADVVNFLRRYGYPVPAVLLAGKPRLVVVDTDEPALAKLREALQTQFEVTGYGDIVDALVSIGSEAPDLIVLDAYSGRVDSVHSIGRLRNNEATRHIRTVVYSQEPSIKRQCLDAGAAAFVEKPDLDALRRTLLQLMGAPR
- a CDS encoding DNA starvation/stationary phase protection protein produces the protein MDIDIGIKEDDRQRLAQELSNLLADSYTLYLKTHNFHWNVKGPMFQTLHTMFEQQYLELALAVDAIAERIRSLGHPAPGSYSAFSRLSSVSETDGVPKATDMVGLLLAAHEAVVRTARRVVAVGNEAGDEATADLGTQRLQIHEKTAWMLRSLLEE